A stretch of Myxococcus hansupus DNA encodes these proteins:
- a CDS encoding TolB family protein: protein MMLGVLLAVLVSAPLPAKVESRYLTFGRSGEWVALEVHSRKPERIILPLPYSARTLTLSADGRYVFFTAYDETARNDLLYRWEWRSSTAPVRIGGEQGFHADPALSPDGKWVYFAHHPRMGGPPGQHQPQANAQLYRVRMDGTEMQAMTDEVGCHLRPAFRPDGALIYVHTLCSATKKSLHLMQNGVVQPEALAAEDLNEPAFSPDGKRLVFVARDGPHAILKEWTSLKRPARVMHRLLLAEDSSVRAQYGVHAREIFFQDEQSVMVSVGGRITRLFALGDVP from the coding sequence ATGATGCTGGGAGTCCTGTTGGCGGTGTTGGTTTCGGCGCCCCTTCCGGCGAAGGTGGAGTCGAGGTACTTGACGTTCGGAAGGTCTGGGGAGTGGGTTGCGCTGGAAGTGCATTCGCGGAAGCCCGAGCGGATTATTCTTCCGCTGCCCTACAGCGCAAGGACACTGACTCTCTCGGCGGACGGGCGGTATGTGTTTTTCACCGCGTACGATGAGACGGCGCGGAACGATTTGCTGTACCGCTGGGAATGGCGCTCAAGCACGGCGCCAGTGCGTATTGGAGGGGAACAGGGGTTCCACGCGGATCCTGCACTCAGTCCGGATGGCAAGTGGGTCTACTTCGCGCACCATCCGCGAATGGGAGGGCCGCCTGGGCAGCATCAGCCCCAAGCCAATGCCCAACTCTATCGCGTGCGGATGGACGGGACCGAGATGCAGGCGATGACGGATGAAGTGGGGTGTCATCTCCGTCCGGCGTTTCGGCCTGATGGAGCGCTCATCTACGTTCATACCCTGTGCAGCGCGACGAAGAAGAGTTTGCATTTAATGCAAAATGGCGTGGTTCAGCCCGAAGCCCTCGCAGCGGAAGATTTGAATGAGCCGGCGTTTTCCCCTGATGGGAAGCGGCTGGTTTTCGTGGCGAGAGATGGCCCGCATGCGATCCTCAAGGAGTGGACGTCGCTGAAGCGTCCCGCGCGGGTGATGCACCGCCTACTGTTGGCGGAGGACTCCTCGGTGCGGGCGCAATACGGTGTCCATGCCCGAGAGATATTCTTTCAGGATGAGCAGTCGGTGATGGTGTCGGTGGGCGGCCGGATAACTCGACTTTTTGCTTTGGGGGATGTTCCTTGA
- the truA gene encoding tRNA pseudouridine(38-40) synthase TruA — protein sequence MPRLKLTLEYDGTRFVGWQAQPQGPSIQSVLESALERLLGERVPVESAGRTDAGVHAEGQVACFDSPRELPMKAYTMGLNGILPPDVAVVAAVEVPESFDPRRWSRGKRYRYRVSNRRTRSPLRRTTHWEIFAPLDVEAMRRAAVHLVGRHDYSAFRAADCQAKHAVREIRSLTVEGTSGDAVSIVVEGTAFLKHMVRNLAGTLVEVGKGRRPEAWVAEVLASKERKRAGPTAPPQGLVLEEVFYGDGPPARTAGRTADAEEDEG from the coding sequence ATGCCCCGGCTGAAGCTGACTCTCGAATACGACGGGACGCGTTTCGTGGGGTGGCAGGCGCAGCCCCAGGGGCCCTCCATCCAGTCCGTGCTGGAGTCCGCGCTGGAGCGCCTGTTGGGTGAGCGTGTCCCGGTGGAGTCCGCCGGGCGCACCGACGCGGGCGTGCATGCCGAAGGGCAGGTGGCGTGCTTCGACTCGCCTCGTGAGCTGCCCATGAAGGCGTACACGATGGGGCTCAACGGCATCCTCCCGCCCGACGTGGCCGTGGTGGCGGCGGTGGAGGTTCCGGAGAGTTTTGATCCGCGCCGCTGGTCCCGGGGCAAGCGCTACCGCTACCGCGTGAGCAACCGAAGGACGCGCTCTCCGCTGCGCCGGACGACGCATTGGGAAATCTTCGCGCCGCTGGACGTGGAGGCCATGCGGCGGGCCGCCGTGCACCTGGTGGGGCGGCATGACTATTCGGCCTTCCGGGCCGCCGACTGCCAGGCGAAGCACGCCGTGCGTGAGATTCGGAGCCTCACGGTCGAGGGCACCTCGGGGGACGCCGTGTCCATCGTGGTGGAGGGCACCGCGTTCCTGAAGCACATGGTGCGCAACCTGGCCGGGACGCTGGTGGAGGTCGGCAAGGGCCGCCGCCCCGAGGCCTGGGTGGCGGAGGTGCTGGCCTCCAAGGAGCGCAAGCGCGCCGGACCGACGGCGCCGCCCCAGGGGCTGGTGCTGGAAGAGGTCTTCTACGGGGACGGCCCGCCTGCCCGCACGGCAGGAAGGACAGCGGACGCGGAAGAGGACGAGGGCTGA
- a CDS encoding serine/threonine protein kinase: protein MPPAAPSRDTGRFGKYRLIDRVAVGGMAEIFLAHQQQEDGQETPVVIKRIRPHLSKHAAFVKMFLNEARLAAQLNHPNVVQIHDLGKIADSYFIAMEYVSGRDMRRVVPKAEALGIPFPLVYAVKIASNVCAGLHHAHTKGDLYGTPLNIVHRDVSPENIVVAFDGSVKILDFGIAKAANQMEQTRNGEIKGKLSYMSPEQCLGKPIDCRSDVFSLGVVLYEWLTGFKLFTGESEAAVMRSITDGKIYAPSYFREDLPERLETILMKALERDRDKRYQTAAQMQKDLDAFLDAYDFTPTPLHLSNFIKQLFEEELAGEQRRLAVRAAAAPTSEEALELSDVVSALDTAKGVPAPEPEPPPVSEDRTEPRTLAVPLNQALAEALEAVAKRNNISAGRMVAELLESWLKYR, encoded by the coding sequence ATGCCCCCCGCTGCCCCTTCGCGCGACACCGGCCGCTTTGGAAAATACCGCCTCATCGACCGCGTCGCGGTGGGAGGCATGGCCGAGATCTTCCTCGCGCATCAGCAGCAGGAGGACGGGCAGGAAACGCCCGTCGTCATCAAGCGCATCCGCCCGCATCTGTCCAAGCACGCGGCCTTCGTGAAGATGTTCCTCAACGAGGCCCGGCTCGCCGCGCAGCTCAACCACCCCAACGTCGTGCAGATTCACGACCTGGGGAAGATCGCGGACAGCTACTTCATCGCCATGGAGTACGTGTCCGGCCGCGACATGCGCCGCGTCGTGCCCAAGGCGGAGGCGCTGGGGATTCCCTTCCCGCTGGTGTACGCGGTGAAGATCGCCTCGAACGTCTGCGCGGGCCTGCACCACGCACACACCAAGGGGGACCTGTACGGCACCCCGCTCAACATCGTCCACCGGGACGTGTCGCCGGAGAACATCGTCGTCGCCTTCGACGGCTCCGTGAAGATTCTCGACTTCGGCATCGCCAAGGCCGCGAATCAGATGGAGCAGACGCGCAACGGCGAAATCAAAGGCAAGCTCAGCTACATGAGCCCGGAGCAGTGTCTGGGCAAGCCCATCGACTGCCGCTCCGACGTCTTCTCCCTGGGCGTGGTGCTCTACGAGTGGCTCACCGGCTTCAAGCTCTTCACGGGTGAGTCCGAGGCGGCGGTGATGCGCAGCATCACCGATGGGAAGATCTACGCCCCGTCGTACTTCCGCGAGGACCTCCCAGAGCGCCTGGAGACCATCCTGATGAAGGCGCTGGAGCGCGACCGGGACAAGCGCTACCAGACGGCCGCGCAGATGCAGAAGGACCTGGACGCCTTCCTCGACGCGTACGACTTCACGCCCACGCCGCTGCACCTCTCCAACTTCATCAAGCAGCTCTTTGAAGAGGAGCTGGCCGGAGAGCAGCGCCGTCTGGCCGTGCGCGCCGCGGCCGCGCCCACGTCGGAAGAGGCGCTGGAACTCTCGGACGTCGTCTCCGCGCTCGACACCGCGAAGGGCGTACCCGCTCCGGAGCCCGAGCCGCCCCCCGTCTCGGAGGACCGCACCGAGCCGCGCACGCTCGCCGTCCCGCTGAACCAGGCCCTGGCCGAGGCGCTGGAGGCGGTGGCCAAGCGCAACAACATCTCTGCGGGCCGCATGGTGGCCGAGCTGCTCGAGTCCTGGCTCAAGTACCGCTGA
- a CDS encoding universal stress protein, translated as MKPRKPMSPPQLRKVLVPTDFSESSAHAVGRVAHLPLAPGAKVLLMHVLPSRMPAELGARALEATARELERVAQRLRKALRTEGATAIVDTHIARGKPVDAILRRAQAFGAELVLLGRHGDKPLRNMFLGSTADNVIRRGNLPVLIATRRATGSYLRPVVAVDADATSRRVAGFVPTLMTPGSELTLVHAYDVPLEYAVFPGLTTKEHTRYQKTFKGAAERKLAPLRRELDGLGVPYRMVMENGGSRSIVLEFVDDQGADLLALGTRARSGVAHALLGSVATDLIREAKCDVLVVREPKEVPE; from the coding sequence GCCGATGTCGCCGCCGCAGCTTCGCAAGGTGCTCGTTCCGACGGACTTCTCGGAATCGAGCGCCCACGCGGTGGGGAGGGTTGCCCACCTCCCACTCGCGCCGGGTGCGAAGGTGTTGTTGATGCACGTGTTGCCCAGCCGGATGCCGGCGGAGCTGGGCGCTCGCGCGCTGGAAGCCACCGCGCGGGAGCTGGAGCGCGTCGCCCAGCGGCTCCGCAAGGCGCTGCGGACCGAAGGCGCCACCGCCATCGTCGACACGCACATCGCCCGGGGCAAGCCCGTGGACGCCATCCTGCGCCGGGCACAAGCCTTTGGCGCGGAGCTCGTCCTGCTGGGCCGGCACGGCGACAAGCCCCTTCGCAACATGTTCCTGGGCTCCACCGCGGACAACGTCATCCGCCGCGGCAACCTGCCCGTGCTCATCGCCACCCGGCGGGCCACCGGGTCCTACTTGCGGCCCGTGGTGGCCGTGGACGCGGACGCGACGTCACGCCGCGTTGCGGGCTTCGTCCCCACGCTGATGACGCCCGGCTCCGAGCTGACGCTGGTTCACGCCTATGACGTTCCACTGGAGTACGCGGTGTTCCCCGGGCTGACGACGAAGGAGCACACGCGGTACCAGAAGACGTTCAAGGGCGCCGCGGAGCGCAAGCTCGCGCCGCTGCGGCGGGAGCTCGACGGGCTCGGGGTGCCATACCGGATGGTGATGGAGAACGGGGGCTCGCGCTCCATCGTCCTCGAGTTCGTGGACGACCAAGGCGCGGACCTGCTGGCGCTGGGGACACGGGCGCGCTCGGGCGTGGCGCACGCGCTGCTCGGAAGCGTTGCGACGGACCTGATTCGCGAGGCGAAGTGCGATGTGCTCGTCGTCCGCGAGCCCAAGGAAGTCCCCGAGTAG
- a CDS encoding RHS repeat-associated core domain-containing protein, whose product MVVVAVPTLALAQFCPQDVIPRCQDSQGNPSGGGGGGGGGGGGGGGGGGGGGGNGPPPIPRIEAPGFHGDPVNVSDGYSYLREKDFELKLSQGSLPFIRMYVSPARSYQYSRFPEGFLPSTSNNYLPRPFGEHRNGGSLNWWHNFYSAVYKWSASGADAEIRDVDGFRNTFQLSGQAAASGRWYLNDNNKNSADRLWQDVGTLGTWPQKFVYYREESGRYEHDAVYVHPNGTGARHYFLTSIFDTEYAPTGATEIPRVVVTYAVPITVGGTTPDTLCPIGGAGSTPGVPYINTVTTRDGTTLRFYYRRLVNTRGRTECVLDHVNVESIEAGGVVEKTLVQYQYMAASNFLVKVDSPQTGRSIEYTYPVSGHATTTFERRENGALTSRHSYYYNGTVATRDEGEGHDFAINDVTSSNPGVKDSCTLVLGGSLPTREFVDSKAGLGTGANGVTTMTSRFVSAPAHYQHQTWRLNSIEERCDGTSCPGFVAGTRKWEYECPTAPGDTSSVPAMPKAHKDRRSGWEVYTHAAVPDAGVIEGDAGVPIGHMKSLTRLAEGAQDSSGTGALAEMDLKYTLGSTGRAAPAYERLLERTEVPSVLAPSGGVTQTQFVYDTATNRLKAEFQTGWTQVWNDTSGAWQVVKRRIGLFHFGAPQCGGVGTVDAQGRKLETHGPCFVDESADVAMITGCQAGTVFPVVKYEYWAMTETGHKRNQLKKKSVLPGGCTGTTSLDTQYLDYDVYGNATRVQDVNGLVVERQYNQSQMTSQTVVSGSVSTTTLASFDNGKLKAIQYPQGNYDVFCYRTGTTTGLGCVGGTPTYLLQWVAKAADASGANWAEKVEYAYWPDETVKTKTFLAWTGTVAETRRVVSFAADARRNPTYQGLGNVPSSVVTTRLFDANGNLTGIGFPSNEAPAVCGGPDSEGQPVSPLCASLGYDRLNRLAKLDEFPSAGVSQRTCFSYDVHSNVTAARQGCVVAAGNECGSCSAGSPASEYAYDDFGNLVWAKLPHTQDGVGGAGTTRYSYNALGLLVDKATPEMQAHGERVSHTYDAAGRLLRRNRHYLSSSNTQMVQNLFVLSYDVTDAGDVTSTPPMDCPQPANTRGRLRYQHDSFGRTWYQYDALGRLTGEVRLREGQTSCSSAGLNDKPHTFYTYTANGNVDSITYPHGRVVKYVYGTGATVDRVQAVDVRLWSSSGFLDTRLIQGVVWEPYGQLRGYQVNHPTTSNSSAVEYMLGDNSGSVPAACPAAPPIVASGDLTGRLRALRVSTGTLAAGAGSGDIYKQTYTWHGDQVSQVDTCVLGATTPRIETFGYDRSLKLVSAERPMGNVAATGGAYASRNFGYDNRGNRTSMSADGSSYAFAMTSAPAVDRLAEWGATAPGSLLRYALAYDADGRVTSQRWAPGVSGTPVFLQGFEYGIDESAQIGVATDTVFRAVNRNGVTYNYFYDAQGRRRLKAYPGGTKDEYFNSAAHRLLTDRGSDGFVAAVGHYTTDDYVWLGGKSVAVIRAKFSSAWVRQADGAGDCSRNEESAACGVYFPVVDHSGKPVVMLDGSRRVAGSADYDPFGHVNRMLQMAETAHPYTSGSSVSLATLTQPVGAGPEVVRMRALYHLLDTESGEASVSLVDVDTAASLHSTSLARQGNVMTPWVQPSNGRVAVRFDASATATSNYQGVVLEGYEYQRYQSGAQPFWLPLRFPGQYYDAETGYFENWNRFYNPSEGRYIQPEPLVQSPRTSLRSAGGGHVMAVYSYGQSNPVGFVDRTGFKWNTAHQLRHNEEAIRLRDKEFWQKVEDVDDIELRFEATHGRYELMPNLKPFPTTNVGYGQTVNNIEAGKCVNSSVNVWALAMFRPHRLKSELWTFAHEAYHAALMMGAIKKPHPDANEEQQADFFAHRITGEPFTAADRVYWASRSGEILPEP is encoded by the coding sequence GTGGTGGTGGTGGCCGTGCCGACGTTGGCGTTGGCGCAATTCTGCCCTCAGGACGTCATTCCGCGTTGCCAGGATTCGCAAGGTAACCCTAGCGGCGGCGGCGGCGGCGGCGGCGGCGGCGGCGGCGGCGGAGGAGGCGGCGGAGGCGGCGGCGGAGGGAATGGGCCGCCGCCGATACCGAGGATTGAGGCGCCCGGATTTCACGGGGACCCAGTCAATGTGTCCGACGGGTACTCGTACCTTCGAGAGAAGGACTTCGAGCTGAAGCTGAGTCAGGGGAGTCTGCCCTTCATCCGAATGTACGTGTCGCCAGCGCGCTCGTACCAGTACTCGCGTTTCCCGGAAGGCTTTCTGCCGAGCACGAGTAACAACTACCTTCCGCGGCCGTTTGGAGAGCACCGGAATGGGGGAAGCCTCAACTGGTGGCATAATTTCTACAGCGCCGTCTACAAGTGGTCTGCGTCGGGGGCGGATGCGGAGATCCGTGATGTGGACGGGTTTCGCAACACGTTCCAGTTGAGCGGTCAGGCGGCAGCGTCGGGGCGGTGGTACCTCAACGACAACAACAAGAATTCCGCGGACCGGCTGTGGCAGGACGTGGGAACTCTGGGGACGTGGCCGCAGAAGTTCGTTTATTACCGTGAGGAGAGCGGACGGTATGAGCATGATGCCGTCTACGTGCACCCGAACGGGACGGGTGCGCGGCACTATTTCCTCACCAGCATTTTCGACACGGAGTACGCGCCGACGGGTGCGACGGAGATTCCTCGTGTAGTGGTGACGTATGCAGTTCCGATTACCGTCGGGGGGACGACGCCGGACACGCTGTGTCCAATCGGGGGCGCGGGGTCGACGCCTGGGGTGCCGTACATCAACACGGTGACAACGCGCGATGGGACGACACTTCGATTCTATTACCGGCGGTTGGTGAATACGCGAGGGCGGACGGAGTGCGTGCTGGACCACGTCAATGTGGAGTCGATCGAGGCTGGTGGCGTGGTGGAGAAGACGCTGGTTCAGTATCAGTACATGGCTGCGTCGAATTTCCTGGTGAAGGTCGACTCCCCGCAGACGGGACGAAGCATCGAGTATACGTACCCTGTCTCCGGTCATGCGACGACGACGTTTGAGCGCAGAGAGAACGGAGCGCTGACGAGTCGACACAGCTACTACTACAACGGGACGGTGGCGACGCGGGACGAGGGAGAGGGACACGACTTCGCCATCAACGACGTGACGAGCAGTAACCCCGGCGTGAAGGACTCGTGCACTTTGGTGTTGGGAGGGTCGCTGCCGACGCGGGAGTTCGTGGACTCGAAGGCGGGATTGGGGACAGGGGCGAATGGGGTTACGACGATGACGTCGCGCTTCGTGTCCGCGCCGGCGCACTATCAGCACCAGACATGGCGGCTGAATTCGATTGAAGAGCGGTGCGACGGGACGTCCTGCCCCGGCTTCGTGGCTGGGACGCGGAAGTGGGAGTACGAGTGCCCGACGGCGCCTGGGGATACGTCGAGTGTGCCGGCGATGCCGAAGGCCCACAAAGACCGGCGCAGCGGGTGGGAGGTATACACCCACGCGGCGGTGCCAGACGCGGGCGTGATTGAGGGGGACGCGGGGGTGCCCATCGGCCACATGAAGTCGCTGACGCGGTTGGCGGAAGGGGCGCAAGATTCGAGCGGAACGGGGGCGTTGGCGGAGATGGATTTGAAGTACACGCTGGGCAGTACGGGGCGTGCGGCGCCGGCGTATGAGCGGTTGCTGGAGCGAACCGAGGTCCCGAGTGTGCTGGCGCCAAGTGGAGGAGTGACTCAGACTCAGTTCGTCTACGACACGGCGACGAATCGGCTGAAGGCGGAGTTCCAGACGGGGTGGACACAGGTGTGGAACGACACCTCGGGGGCATGGCAAGTGGTGAAGCGACGCATTGGTTTGTTCCACTTCGGAGCGCCTCAGTGTGGAGGAGTAGGGACGGTGGATGCGCAGGGACGGAAGTTGGAGACGCACGGTCCGTGCTTCGTGGATGAGAGCGCTGATGTGGCAATGATTACGGGTTGTCAGGCGGGAACTGTCTTCCCTGTCGTCAAGTATGAGTACTGGGCGATGACGGAGACAGGGCACAAACGCAACCAACTGAAGAAAAAGTCGGTGCTGCCTGGGGGCTGCACTGGAACGACCTCATTGGACACGCAGTACCTGGACTACGACGTCTACGGAAACGCGACGCGTGTGCAGGACGTCAATGGGTTGGTCGTCGAGCGTCAGTACAACCAAAGTCAAATGACGAGTCAGACGGTGGTTTCGGGAAGTGTTTCGACGACGACGCTGGCGAGTTTCGACAACGGGAAGCTGAAGGCGATTCAGTATCCGCAGGGTAACTACGACGTCTTCTGCTATCGGACGGGGACCACGACAGGGTTGGGGTGCGTGGGAGGGACACCGACGTACCTGCTTCAATGGGTGGCAAAGGCGGCAGACGCGAGCGGGGCGAACTGGGCGGAGAAGGTTGAGTACGCGTATTGGCCGGATGAGACGGTGAAGACGAAAACGTTCCTCGCGTGGACGGGAACCGTAGCGGAGACGCGGCGAGTGGTGTCGTTCGCCGCAGATGCGCGCCGGAACCCCACTTACCAGGGGTTGGGAAACGTGCCTTCGTCAGTGGTCACGACGCGCCTCTTCGATGCGAATGGAAACTTGACAGGGATTGGCTTCCCCTCGAATGAGGCACCAGCGGTGTGCGGAGGCCCGGACTCGGAGGGGCAGCCCGTGTCGCCCCTTTGTGCTTCGCTGGGATACGACAGGTTGAACCGGCTGGCGAAGCTGGACGAATTTCCTTCTGCGGGAGTGAGTCAGCGCACGTGCTTCTCATACGACGTCCACAGCAACGTGACGGCAGCACGTCAGGGGTGCGTTGTTGCCGCTGGGAATGAGTGTGGGAGCTGCTCGGCGGGCAGTCCCGCCAGTGAGTACGCCTATGACGACTTCGGCAACCTCGTTTGGGCGAAGCTGCCGCATACGCAGGATGGGGTCGGCGGGGCGGGGACGACGCGTTACTCGTACAACGCGCTGGGATTGCTAGTAGACAAGGCGACCCCGGAAATGCAAGCGCACGGTGAGCGGGTGTCGCATACGTACGACGCCGCAGGCCGGTTGCTGCGGCGCAATCGCCACTACCTCTCGTCATCCAACACTCAGATGGTGCAGAATCTCTTCGTCCTCTCGTATGACGTTACGGACGCGGGGGACGTGACGAGCACTCCGCCAATGGACTGTCCGCAGCCGGCGAATACGCGGGGGCGCTTGCGCTACCAGCACGACTCCTTTGGGCGCACCTGGTACCAGTACGACGCGCTGGGGCGACTGACCGGCGAGGTACGGCTGCGCGAAGGGCAGACGAGCTGTTCCTCGGCGGGCCTCAATGACAAACCGCATACATTTTACACGTACACGGCCAACGGGAATGTTGACTCCATCACCTACCCCCACGGCCGGGTGGTGAAGTACGTCTACGGCACGGGGGCGACGGTGGACCGGGTACAGGCGGTTGACGTGAGGCTGTGGAGCAGTTCGGGTTTTTTGGATACGCGACTCATTCAGGGCGTCGTCTGGGAACCCTACGGGCAGTTGAGAGGCTACCAGGTGAATCACCCGACGACGAGCAACAGCAGCGCGGTGGAGTACATGCTGGGCGACAACTCCGGGTCGGTGCCAGCGGCGTGTCCTGCGGCGCCGCCGATTGTGGCGAGCGGCGATTTGACGGGAAGGCTGAGGGCGCTCCGGGTGTCGACGGGGACGTTGGCGGCGGGGGCGGGAAGTGGCGACATCTACAAGCAGACGTACACGTGGCATGGAGACCAGGTGTCGCAGGTGGACACCTGTGTGCTGGGGGCGACGACTCCTCGAATCGAAACCTTCGGGTACGACAGGAGTCTGAAGCTGGTGTCGGCCGAGCGGCCGATGGGAAATGTGGCGGCGACGGGCGGCGCGTATGCGAGCCGGAACTTCGGGTATGACAATCGAGGAAACCGCACTAGTATGTCTGCGGATGGTTCATCCTATGCGTTTGCAATGACGTCAGCGCCAGCGGTGGACCGGTTGGCGGAGTGGGGGGCGACGGCACCTGGAAGTCTGTTGCGGTATGCGCTGGCTTATGATGCAGACGGGCGGGTGACGTCGCAACGGTGGGCTCCCGGGGTAAGTGGTACACCCGTGTTTTTGCAAGGATTCGAGTACGGAATCGACGAGAGTGCTCAAATTGGCGTCGCGACGGATACCGTATTTCGCGCCGTCAATCGAAATGGGGTCACCTACAATTACTTTTATGACGCACAGGGGCGGCGGCGGCTGAAAGCCTACCCTGGAGGGACGAAGGACGAGTACTTCAACAGTGCTGCGCACAGGCTGCTGACGGACCGGGGGAGTGACGGGTTCGTGGCTGCGGTGGGGCACTACACGACCGATGACTATGTCTGGCTGGGAGGTAAATCGGTGGCCGTCATCCGCGCGAAATTCAGCAGTGCGTGGGTGCGTCAGGCGGACGGAGCGGGCGACTGCTCGCGCAATGAGGAGTCGGCTGCATGCGGAGTGTACTTTCCAGTGGTAGACCACAGCGGTAAGCCGGTGGTGATGCTCGATGGTTCGAGGCGTGTGGCAGGATCGGCGGACTATGACCCATTTGGCCATGTCAACCGGATGTTGCAGATGGCGGAGACGGCGCATCCCTATACCAGTGGAAGCAGTGTCAGTTTGGCGACGCTGACTCAGCCGGTGGGGGCGGGGCCAGAGGTGGTGCGGATGCGTGCGCTGTATCACCTGCTGGACACGGAAAGTGGTGAGGCGAGCGTCAGCTTGGTTGACGTGGATACCGCGGCGAGCCTGCATTCCACCTCGTTGGCACGACAGGGGAATGTCATGACGCCCTGGGTGCAGCCCTCGAACGGGCGTGTGGCGGTTCGGTTTGATGCGAGCGCGACGGCGACGTCAAATTACCAGGGGGTGGTGTTGGAGGGATACGAGTACCAGCGGTATCAGTCGGGAGCGCAGCCCTTCTGGCTGCCGTTGCGGTTTCCTGGTCAGTACTACGACGCCGAAACGGGGTACTTCGAGAATTGGAATCGCTTCTACAATCCCTCAGAGGGGCGGTATATTCAGCCCGAGCCGCTTGTTCAAAGCCCACGTACTTCTCTGCGGAGCGCAGGAGGAGGGCATGTTATGGCGGTTTACTCATATGGGCAGAGCAATCCTGTTGGGTTTGTTGATCGGACTGGGTTTAAATGGAATACGGCGCATCAGTTGCGACATAATGAGGAGGCGATTCGCTTGAGGGATAAAGAATTCTGGCAGAAAGTGGAAGATGTGGATGATATTGAGTTGCGATTCGAGGCGACTCATGGTCGCTATGAGCTTATGCCGAACCTAAAGCCATTCCCAACGACAAATGTGGGCTATGGGCAGACGGTCAATAATATCGAGGCCGGAAAGTGTGTTAACTCAAGCGTGAATGTCTGGGCGCTTGCTATGTTTCGTCCGCATAGGCTCAAGTCAGAGCTTTGGACGTTCGCGCACGAGGCTTATCATGCGGCACTTATGATGGGAGCGATTAAGAAGCCGCATCCTGATGCGAATGAAGAGCAACAGGCTGATTTTTTTGCCCACCGAATTACTGGCGAGCCGTTTACGGCTGCGGATAGGGTATATTGGGCGTCGCGGAGCGGAGAGATTCTTCCAGAGCCATGA